From Longimicrobium sp., the proteins below share one genomic window:
- a CDS encoding peptidase E, which yields MPEFPRGQIIVFGGGGFTMEPENRLLDEYALLATGLARPRVCFVPTAAGDAVGYIDRFYEAFPESVCEPTHLSLFSRKVDDLAAFLAGQDLVYVGGGNTVNLLAVWRAQGLDRVLPDVLASGTVFCGVSAGALCWFERGITDSYGPDLKPLMNGLGLLSGAFCPHYDSDWRRPDAWRDFVARTGGPALAAEDGVGLHFVDGRVIRAVSSRPAALAYRFEREDGGEVSVETITPTYLGTPSSRESPAGAAQAREAGG from the coding sequence ATGCCTGAATTCCCCCGGGGCCAGATCATCGTGTTCGGGGGCGGCGGGTTCACCATGGAGCCCGAGAACCGCCTGCTGGACGAGTACGCGCTCCTCGCCACGGGGCTGGCGCGCCCGCGCGTCTGCTTCGTCCCCACCGCGGCGGGCGACGCGGTGGGGTACATCGACCGCTTCTACGAGGCGTTCCCCGAGAGCGTCTGCGAGCCCACGCACCTCTCCCTCTTCAGCCGCAAGGTGGACGACCTGGCGGCGTTCCTGGCGGGGCAGGACCTGGTGTACGTGGGGGGCGGCAACACGGTGAACCTGCTGGCGGTGTGGCGGGCGCAGGGGCTGGACCGGGTGCTCCCCGACGTGCTGGCCTCGGGGACGGTGTTCTGCGGGGTGAGCGCGGGGGCGCTCTGCTGGTTCGAGCGGGGGATCACCGACTCGTACGGGCCCGACCTGAAGCCGCTGATGAACGGGCTGGGGCTGCTCTCCGGCGCCTTCTGCCCGCACTACGACAGCGACTGGCGCCGGCCCGACGCCTGGCGCGACTTCGTGGCGCGCACGGGCGGCCCGGCGCTGGCGGCGGAGGACGGGGTGGGGCTGCACTTCGTGGACGGCCGGGTGATCCGCGCCGTCTCGTCGCGCCCCGCCGCGCTCGCCTACCGCTTCGAGCGGGAGGACGGCGGCGAGGTGAGCGTGGAGACGATCACGCCGACGTACCTGGGGACGCCGTCGTCCAGGGAGAGCCCGGCAGGGGCCGCGCAGGCCCGGGAAGCCGGCGGCTGA